A DNA window from Thalassospiraceae bacterium LMO-JJ14 contains the following coding sequences:
- the purQ gene encoding phosphoribosylformylglycinamidine synthase subunit PurQ yields MKSAVIVFPGSNCDRDIQVSLADVTGGDVVMHWHGDADLPDVDLIAVPGGFSYGDYLRCGAMAAKSPVMREVKKRADAGTPVIGICNGFQVLTEIELLPGVLMRNADLKFVCKDVHLSVETDASDFTGGYAKGQVIRIPVAHHDGNYVTDDDTLKALNDQDRIAFRYVSADGKRGNGANPNGSMDDIAGILNEKRNVLGMMPHPERLADAALGGTDGRAMFEGLLAALG; encoded by the coding sequence ATGAAATCCGCTGTTATCGTCTTTCCCGGATCAAACTGCGACCGTGACATTCAGGTTTCGCTGGCCGATGTCACCGGCGGCGACGTCGTTATGCACTGGCATGGCGATGCGGACCTGCCGGATGTCGACCTGATCGCGGTGCCGGGCGGCTTCTCATACGGCGATTATCTGCGCTGCGGCGCCATGGCGGCGAAATCGCCGGTCATGCGCGAGGTCAAGAAGCGCGCCGACGCCGGCACGCCGGTCATCGGGATCTGCAACGGCTTCCAGGTACTGACCGAGATCGAACTGCTGCCGGGCGTGTTGATGCGCAATGCCGATCTCAAGTTCGTCTGCAAGGATGTGCACCTGTCCGTCGAAACCGACGCGTCCGACTTTACCGGCGGCTATGCTAAGGGCCAGGTGATCCGCATCCCGGTCGCGCATCACGACGGCAACTATGTCACCGACGATGACACATTGAAGGCGCTCAACGATCAGGACCGGATCGCCTTCCGCTATGTTTCCGCCGACGGCAAACGTGGCAACGGCGCCAATCCGAACGGTTCCATGGACGACATCGCCGGGATTTTGAACGAAAAACGCAATGTTCTGGGCATGATGCCCCACCCGGAACGCCTGGCAGATGCGGCGCTCGGCGGCACCGACGGCCGGGCGATGTTCGAGGGACTACTGGCCGCCCTCGGCTGA
- the purL gene encoding phosphoribosylformylglycinamidine synthase subunit PurL, whose product MSEITPEIISEHGISEDEYAKILEILDGRAPNLTELGIFSVMWSEHCSYKSSKKWLKTLPTEGPQVICGPGENAGIVDIGDGQAAIFKMESHNHPSYIEPYQGAATGVGGILRDVFTMGARPVCNLNALRFGSPDHPKTKHLVSGVVAGIGGYGNCVGVPTVGGECEFHPSYNGNILVNAMTVGIADTDKIFYSAAAGIGNPVVYVGSKTGRDGIHGATMASAEFSEDSEEKRPTVQVGDPFTEKLLIEACMELMATDMIVAIQDMGAAGLTSSSFEMASKGGMGVELDLDHVPQREENMTAYEMMLSESQERMLMVLKPGREDDARKIFDKWELDFAVVGHLTDSGHMVLKHKGEIVADLPIDPLALASPEYDRPWVKTPAPLQLDASDVPAPNDPMTALETLIGTPALSSKRWIWEQYDHMVMGDTLGTGRPGGADAALVRVHGTDKAIAATSDCTPRYCKADPVEGGKQVVAEAWRNITATGATPLAITDNMNFGNPEKPEIMGQFVGCIEGMRDACNALDFPVVSGNVSLYNETNGQAILPTPTIGAIGLLSDYTKAVGIGFANEGEGIVLIGETRGHLGQSLYLRELHGREEGPPPPVDLELERRNGDLVRTLILSGLASACHDLADGGLLVGVAEMAMGGGIGAKIDVASGAVPAHAWLFGEDQGRYLITTRDVDAVMAKAMAAGVSAVHIGSTGGDALTLSSGETAALSILKGKNEGWLPGFMGTA is encoded by the coding sequence TTGAGCGAGATCACCCCCGAAATCATCTCTGAACACGGCATTTCCGAAGACGAATATGCGAAAATCCTCGAGATTCTGGATGGCCGCGCACCGAACCTGACGGAGTTGGGTATTTTCTCGGTGATGTGGTCGGAGCACTGCTCGTACAAATCCTCCAAAAAGTGGTTGAAAACCCTGCCAACGGAAGGCCCGCAAGTCATCTGCGGCCCGGGCGAAAATGCCGGCATTGTCGATATCGGCGACGGCCAGGCGGCAATCTTCAAGATGGAAAGCCATAACCATCCGTCCTACATCGAGCCTTATCAGGGTGCGGCAACCGGGGTCGGCGGGATTCTCCGCGATGTCTTCACCATGGGCGCACGCCCGGTGTGCAACCTGAATGCGCTCCGCTTCGGCAGCCCGGATCATCCGAAAACCAAACATCTGGTGTCCGGCGTCGTCGCCGGCATCGGCGGGTACGGCAACTGTGTCGGCGTCCCCACGGTCGGCGGCGAATGCGAATTCCATCCCAGCTACAACGGCAATATTCTCGTCAACGCCATGACCGTCGGCATCGCCGATACCGACAAGATCTTCTATTCCGCCGCTGCCGGGATCGGCAATCCGGTGGTCTATGTGGGCTCGAAAACCGGGCGCGACGGCATTCACGGTGCGACCATGGCCTCGGCCGAGTTTTCCGAAGATTCGGAAGAAAAGCGCCCGACCGTGCAGGTCGGCGACCCGTTCACCGAAAAACTCTTGATCGAAGCCTGCATGGAACTGATGGCCACCGACATGATCGTCGCCATTCAGGACATGGGCGCAGCCGGCCTGACGTCGTCGTCGTTCGAAATGGCATCGAAAGGCGGCATGGGTGTCGAACTGGATCTGGATCATGTCCCACAGCGCGAAGAAAACATGACGGCATACGAAATGATGCTGTCGGAAAGCCAGGAGCGCATGCTGATGGTCCTGAAGCCCGGCCGTGAGGACGATGCCCGCAAAATCTTCGACAAGTGGGAACTGGACTTCGCCGTTGTCGGACATCTGACCGACAGCGGCCATATGGTCCTGAAACACAAGGGCGAGATCGTTGCCGATCTGCCGATCGACCCGCTGGCCCTGGCGTCACCCGAATATGACCGCCCGTGGGTAAAAACCCCTGCCCCGCTGCAATTGGACGCCAGCGACGTCCCGGCCCCGAACGACCCGATGACCGCGCTGGAAACCCTGATCGGCACACCCGCGTTGTCGTCGAAGCGCTGGATCTGGGAACAGTACGACCACATGGTCATGGGCGACACTTTGGGCACCGGACGACCAGGCGGCGCCGATGCAGCCCTGGTCCGGGTTCATGGCACCGACAAGGCGATTGCCGCCACGTCCGACTGCACGCCGCGCTATTGCAAGGCCGACCCTGTCGAAGGCGGCAAGCAGGTGGTCGCCGAAGCCTGGCGCAATATTACGGCAACAGGTGCGACGCCCCTTGCCATCACAGACAACATGAACTTCGGCAACCCTGAAAAACCGGAAATCATGGGCCAGTTCGTCGGCTGCATCGAAGGCATGCGCGACGCCTGCAATGCGCTCGACTTCCCCGTCGTTTCCGGAAACGTGTCGCTTTATAACGAAACCAACGGTCAGGCGATCCTGCCGACGCCGACCATCGGCGCCATCGGCTTGTTGAGCGATTATACCAAGGCCGTGGGCATTGGCTTCGCCAATGAAGGCGAAGGCATTGTTCTGATCGGCGAGACCCGGGGCCATCTGGGGCAGAGCCTTTACTTGCGCGAACTTCACGGCCGTGAAGAAGGCCCGCCGCCGCCGGTCGACCTGGAACTCGAACGCCGCAATGGCGATCTGGTGCGTACGTTGATCCTGTCCGGCCTTGCCAGCGCCTGTCACGATCTCGCCGACGGGGGCCTTCTGGTCGGCGTCGCGGAAATGGCCATGGGCGGCGGCATCGGTGCAAAGATCGATGTCGCGTCCGGTGCCGTGCCGGCGCATGCATGGCTGTTCGGCGAAGATCAGGGCCGATATCTGATTACGACCCGCGACGTGGATGCGGTGATGGCCAAGGCCATGGCGGCGGGTGTGAGCGCGGTGCATATCGGCAGCACAGGCGGCGATGCATTGACGCTGTCAAGCGGCGAAACCGCAGCCTTGTCGATTCTCAAAGGTAAAAACGAAGGCTGGTTGCCGGGCTTCATGGGCACGGCCTGA
- a CDS encoding OmpA family protein — protein sequence MRFISKLAIICASTLVAASPALAADRPTGTYLSGGIGANIANDSDVSGSGINTDIGHENGIAGILALGHAYANGIRGEFEVGRRHNSIDQSGTTSTGGSSTVLSAMINGYYDFARGSAFIPYLGAGIGYGNIDMNVSPVGSTAVNDSGSGLALQGIAGIGYQMTDSWTGTLEYRYFRLQGADINTLAGSGVDVDYDAHTVMVGLRYTFGAEKKPMAAAPAPAPMPMAQKKPEPAPPPAPQAPPPVARNYIVFFDWDKADITDEALAILKSAAENARKGNISRIQATGHADTSGTRAYNTKLSERRARAVQAQLNKLGIATNQIGVDWKGELQPLVPTADGVREPQNRRVEIVFP from the coding sequence ATGCGCTTTATCAGCAAACTGGCGATTATCTGCGCAAGCACTTTGGTGGCAGCAAGCCCTGCTTTGGCAGCAGACCGCCCCACCGGCACATATCTGAGCGGCGGCATCGGCGCCAACATTGCCAACGACAGCGATGTCAGCGGCAGCGGCATCAATACCGACATCGGTCACGAAAACGGGATTGCTGGCATTCTCGCATTGGGGCATGCCTATGCAAACGGGATTCGCGGCGAATTTGAAGTCGGCCGCCGCCACAACAGCATTGATCAAAGCGGCACAACGTCGACCGGCGGCTCAAGCACCGTGCTCAGCGCCATGATCAACGGGTATTACGATTTCGCCAGAGGCTCCGCGTTCATCCCCTATCTGGGCGCCGGTATCGGTTACGGCAACATCGATATGAACGTTTCTCCGGTCGGTTCCACCGCCGTCAACGACAGCGGCAGCGGCCTGGCCCTTCAGGGCATCGCGGGCATCGGCTATCAGATGACCGACAGTTGGACCGGGACGCTGGAATACCGTTATTTCCGACTGCAAGGCGCGGATATCAATACCCTCGCCGGCAGTGGTGTCGACGTGGATTACGATGCGCATACGGTCATGGTCGGGCTGCGCTACACCTTCGGCGCCGAGAAGAAGCCAATGGCGGCCGCGCCGGCCCCGGCACCCATGCCGATGGCACAGAAGAAACCTGAACCGGCTCCGCCCCCCGCACCGCAGGCACCGCCGCCGGTTGCCAGGAACTACATCGTGTTTTTCGACTGGGACAAAGCCGACATTACCGACGAAGCGCTGGCGATCCTGAAAAGCGCCGCTGAAAATGCCCGCAAGGGCAACATCAGCCGCATCCAGGCAACCGGCCACGCCGATACGTCCGGTACGCGCGCCTATAACACCAAGCTGTCGGAGCGGCGCGCTCGCGCCGTGCAGGCGCAGTTGAACAAACTCGGCATCGCCACCAACCAGATCGGTGTCGACTGGAAAGGAGAACTGCAACCGCTGGTGCCGACTGCTGACGGTGTCCGCGAACCGCAGAACCGCCGCGTCGAGATCGTCTTTCCGTAA